The Motilibacter aurantiacus genome segment GAAGCAGTCTTGTCTCACCGAGCTTGACACCCTCCGGGACGAGAGCGTTAGGTCAGCGCTTCGGCGCCTGCCCTGGCATGCGGTAGCCGCTCGGCAGGTCATGCAGCGCTGAAGTTCTGATAGTCCGGCTCTCGGTAGGTGCCACCCCACATCCAGCCGATGCGGGCGAAAGCTCGTGTGACCACGTCCCCTTCACGGATCACGCCGTCGGGGGTCTGTTGTTGGGGCGCGGAACGCTCGGCGGCGAGGAAGCGACGGCCAGCGGGTGGAAGGACGTCCTCGCCGACGACGTATGGGTTCTGAATCGGGTTGATGTCGACGGCTCGCCCCTAGGCGTGGTCGGACCAGCGGTCCGTCCCGGCGACCTGACGGCAGTTGTACCCGGACGTGTTGTTCGCGGCCATGGACGCGTCGTCGCTGCCCGCGTACTCATCCACGAGGCGCATGCGTTCTAGGAAAACGCGCGGCGTACATCGCCGCGAAGGCCTCCACGACGTCCGCGGCCACGTCGGCGTGCACGATCAGCTGCCCTTGGTGGTGGCGGCCGTCGAAGCCGACGTGCGACAGGCGGAGCAGGCGCAGGTCACTCAAAGGCAGCGGGCAAGACGCTGGTTGCTGCAAGCGGATCCTCGCCTGATGTTCACCGCCGGATCGCTCGCAAGGTCAAGGCTAGAGCGCTTCAGGATCCACTGGGTCCCGGTGCTCTTCCGACTCCTCGATTCCCGAAGACTCCTGCTCAAGAAAACTTAGAAGGCCCTTGAGTGCCTCCCTGTCGTCCACTCGGGAGGGGAGCGGCTTGAGCGAGAGGAGATCCCAAGCGAACCATATCAAAGCTTGACAGAGACGGAATGCATCCCAGAGCGAGGTTTGAGCATGTACGCCCTTCTGATTGGTGTCGTTGATCGCGTCGATGCGTGTGCCAAGATCCTCTAGCGCGGCTAGTGCTACTCCCCGGGACGTCGCGCCAGGCAACGCGTCCTCGATATAAGCCCAAAGCCGGTTCTTGAAATGGTTCGGTCCTCCCTGCCTGCCATTAGGCAGGACTCCGGTCGGTGTCGCCGGATAAAGCGCATCAGCAAGTGCCTCGTAGCATCGGCGGACACTGACGGCAACTTGCGCCGCGTCCTCCGGCGTCTCCACTGAAGCGAGCCGAGCGACCGCCGAGGTGAGTTCTTTGCTCGCCGAAGGCGCGAAAGCGTGTAGTCGGTGAGCGAGATCGCTGGCGCTCGCCGAGGAGAAACTACCTAGTAACTGCTCGAGTGCCAACGGCGCCCAGTCTCTTGACACGTCCGCGCCGGGGTCGAAGATCGTGCCGCGAGCGCCCTGGTCCTCGTAGTCAACGGTCGCGAACTGTCCGGTTGCCGTTAGAGCTTCGACGAGTTCAGTAAGCGTCGTATCGGCACGGACATCGGCTGGGAAGTCGGGCATCTCCTCCGCTCTGGCTAAGATTCTCACGTCTCGTTCCACTACTCTGAGGCGCGGGGACAGTAGTGTCCAGAAACCTGCCACCTGGTATTGGTTGCGAGCATCGATTTCGATCGCGCCCACGAACCGCGGACTCGTTCCCCTCGACAGTTCAAGGGCTACTGCGCGGGCCTCTTCGAGCGATAGACCGGAAACGCTGATGCATCGTCCAGCGAAGTGAGTGGCGCTGGCGCTGGGCCAGACAAGCTCCTTGAGCTTACTCGGCCCTAAGGTTGCCCAGCGCGCCGAAGACCGCCCCAACGCATTAGCGGCCCATGAGTCCTGGTCAATCCGCAAGCTGGGAGGCGCAGAGATCTCGCCGCTGCGACATACGTAGTGCCGCCGCATGGACCCGGTGTGCACTAAGGCAACCGCGATGTCCACATCGGGACCATAGAGGTCCGAGCTGACCTGCTCGAAGAGAAAAGCGAAGTTGCTCATACGGGGTCCCAGAAGTCCAAGTAGACATACGGCTCGAGCCTCAGCGTCGCTTCCATCGCCTGCACGAGACCACTGTCGCAGATGCACGCGCTACTCGTCTCGCACAACTGACGCCGGCAAGAGCCGTGCGTGTGCCCTCTCATGGCTCCCCTCAGTGTCAAGGGCGTGGTGTCGAGGCCGGGGAGGGTGCGCCGGCGCTGGTCGGCGTCAACGTCGTTCGTCCGGTGGGGCGCTCCACGTTGACGCCTCGGGCGCGCCGACGCGGGGCGGCCTTTGCCGACACCGCGCCGCCCTTTCCTGTGGTTCGCGGTGGGGCTAGCGTCTGGGCTGCGGGCTCGGGCTGTGGCTGGTTCGAAGAGTCGATGTCCGGGGACAGGTCGGCCGCGCTGGACTCTGTAGTCGCCCCCGAGTGCCCTCCCGGGCCCGCCCCGTCCTCGTCGGCGAGGCCGCGGGCGGCGGCGTCGGCGACGAGCTGTCGGTAGACCGCGTCGGAGATCCGGCGGCGCAGGCAGCGCATCGCCTCCAGCGGCGTCTTGCCCTCGGCGAGCTTGCGCCGGTAGTACTCCCGGCCGGGGGTGTCGTGCCGGATCTGGCAGATGCCGGCGATGTAGAGCACGTGGTTCAGCCGCCGGTTCCCCGCCCGGGACAGCCGGTGTCGCTTGGTGTCGCCGCTCGAGGCCTCGATCGGCGCTGTCCCCGTCCAGGACGCGAAGTGGTTCCGGGTCCGGAACCGGGCCACGTCCCCGACGTCAGCCAGGATCCGCGCGGCGCCGGCCGGCCCGATACCGAACACGCCCATGAGGCCCGAGCCTTCGGCACGCACCGCCTCGCGCGGCCGGCGCACCAGCGGGGTGAGCTTGTGGTCGATGCCCTCGACCTCGCCGAGCAGCTCGACGGCGAGCTCGCGGCGGGTCCGGCCCGCGGGATCCCGCGGCCGCACCGTGGAGAGCAGCGTCTTGGCCTGCAGCGGCGACAGATGCTGGGGCGCCCCGCCGGGGATCAGCTCGAGCAGCAGCCGGTGCAGCCGGTTCAACGCCTGCGCCCGCTGCCGGGACAGCTCGTCCCGGCGGTCGGTCAACAGCCGCAGCACCGCGATCTCCTCACGCACGCCCACCTCGCGCAGGGTGTGGACGCGCAGCGCCGTGACCGCGATCGAGTGCGCGTCGGTGGCGTCGGTCTTGCGCCCGTGCCCGTGGTCGAACACCCGCACCCGCGCCGACAGCTTGGCCGGCACGTCGACCACCCGCTCACCGTCGGCGAGCAGCCGCTGGGCCAGCGGCCGGCCGGTGCCGTTCGCGCCCTCGACCGCCCACAGCCGGTGCGGCCACTGCTTCACATAGCCCAGCAGCAGCCGGTAGCCCTGCCGGTCCATCGGGAACCGNNNNNNNNNNNNNNNNNNNNNNNNNNNNNNNNNNNNNNNNNNNNNNNNNNNNNNNNNNNNNNNNNNNNAGTGGGCAGCCGCTAGAAGAGCGACCCGCCGGACACCTCGACCCAGCCTGGCCAGGCCCGAGCCGTCCGTCCATAGAACAAGTAGCCGCAGGTCGCGCGTCCGCTCATTCGACGCAACGCATCGCTCCGTCTGAAGTCGGGAGCCGGGTCGGCCAGTATCCACTCGTCACGCCGCTTCCCTCCTCCACCCGCGACTGTCCCGGCCGGCCTCCACCCCGTGCTCTCGCCGCTCCAGGACGACGGCTAACCAGGCATACCGGACAACCATCTGAGACAAGTCGCCGCCGTCTAGTTTCCACAAACGCCGACAACAGCCGTCCGCACGTCCCTCCATTGAAGACCGTACGACAGGCTGCCCTCAGGCAACCGTTCGCACGTTCGGCGGGGAAGTGAGCTAGATTCTCAAGCGTTCTCACGAGCGAGCCGCTTTCTCAAGTAAGCGCACGCCGAACACAACGTCGACAGCTACGCCTGCGCCATGTCCACGAACCGCGAGTAGTGCCCCTGGAACGCCACCGTGATCGTCGCCGTCGGGCCGTTGCGGTGCTTGGCCACGATGATGTCGGCCTCTCCGGCGCGCGGGGACTCCTTCTCGTAGACGTCCTCGCGGTGCAGCAGCATGACCATGTCGGCGTCCTGCTCGAGCGAGCCGGACTCACGCAGGTCGCTCATCATCGGCTTCTTGTCGGTGCGCTGCTCCGGCCCTCGGTTGAGCTGCGAGAGCGCGATGACGGGGACGTCGAGCTCCTTGGCCAGCAGCTTCATCGACCGGGAGAACTCGGAGACCTCCTGCTGGCGGGACTCGACGCGCTTGCCCGACTGCATGAGCTGCAGGTAGTCGACGATGACGAGCTTGAGGTCGTGCCGCTGCTTCAGCCGCCGGCACTTCGCCCGGATCTCCATCATCGTCATGTTCGGCGAGTCGTCGATGAACATCGGCGCCTCGGAGACCTCGCCCATGCGCCGCGCGAGCCGGTTCCAGTCGTCGTCGGTCATCGTGCCCGTGCGCATGTGGTGCAGCGGCACGCGCGCCTCCGCCGACAGCAGGCGCATGGTGATCTCGTTGCGCCCCATCTCCAGGGAGAAGAAGGCCGACGTCAGCCCGGACTTGATGGACGCGGCCCGCGCGAAGTCCAGGGCGAGCGTCGACTTCCCCATCGCCGGACGTGCCGCGATGATGATCATCTGCCCGCCGTGCAGGCCGTTGGTCAGCTCGTCCAGGTCAGCGAACCCCGTCGGCACCCCGACCATCGCCCCGCCCCGGGAGCCGATGGCCTCGATCTCGTCGAGCGCGCCCTCCATGATGTCGGCCAGCGGGACGTAGTCCTCGCTCGTGCGCTTGTCCGTGACTCCGTAGACCTCGGCCTGGGCCGCGTCGACGATCTCGTCCGCGGTGCCGCCCTCGCCGGCGTACCCCATCTGCACGATCTTGGTCCCGGCCTCGACGAGCCGGCGCAGGATCGCCCGCTCGCGCACGATGCTCGCGTAGTAGCCGGCGTTGGCGGCGGTGGGCACCATCGAGATCAGCGTGTGGAGGTACGCAGCCCCGCCCACCTGGGCGATCTCGCCGCGCCGGGTCAGCTCCGCCGAGACGGTGACCGCGTCGGCCGGCTCGCCCTTGCCGTAGAGGTCGAGGACCGCGTCGTAGATGAGCTCGTGGGCCGGCCGGTAGAAGTCCGTGCCGCGCAGCAGCTCGACGACGTCGGCGATGGCGTCCTTGCTCAGCAGCATCGCGCCGAGCACCGACTGCTCGGCGGCGACGTCCTGCGGGGGGAGGCGGTCGGCCGGCCGTCCGGAGCGCTCCTCGTCCGGAGGGTAGATCTCCGCGACCGACATCCGGTGACGACCTCCCTGACGAGCAGCTCGAACGTGTGTTCGAATACTATCGGCCCCCGCTGACGGCTTCCGGCAGCACCGCGACGAGCGACGCACAAGCTAGGGAACGATCGCCTCCGGGTCCAACCGCCCCTGTGCACAGGTTGTGGACCAGCTGGGGACGAGGCCGCGTCACGAATGTGCAACGGCTGGGGAAAACCCTGGGGATATGTGGATAACCGCAGCCGACACGCCGAGCCCCACCTGCGCAGACGCCAGTTCACCGCATGTGGACGGCAACTCGTTCCGGTGAATCGGAGCCGCGCGCCTCCCGCACAGGCCCGTCCCTAGGCTGCACTGGTGCAGTACGTGCCCGGCCCGGACCGCGACGCCGGGGAGCCGAGCCTCGAGCGCCAGCTGGTCCGGCTGGCCGTCCCCGCCTTCGTCGCGCTGGTGGCCGAGCCGCTGTTCCTGCTCGTCGACTCCGCCATCGTGGGCCGGCTCGGCACCGTCCCGCTCGCCGCGCTCGGCATCGCCGGGGCCGCCCTCACCGTCGTCGTCAGCCTCTGCGTCTTCCTCGCGTACGCCACCACCGCCGCCGTCGCCCGGCAGGCCGGCGCCGGGGACCTGCGCGGCGCCGTGGCCCAGGGCATGGACGGGCTCTGGCTCGCCGGCGCCATCGGGGCGGTCTGCGCGGTCGCCGGGCAGGCCGTGGCGCCCTGGGCGGTCGCCGCGCTGGGCGCATCGGAGGCGGTCGCCCCCGGCGCCACCACGTACCTGCGGATCGGCCTCACCGGCCTGCCCGGGATGCTCCTCGTGCTGGCCGCCACGGGGGTCCTGCGCGGCGTCCAGGACACCCGCACGCCGCTCCTCGTGGCCTCGGCGGGCGGGGTGCTCAACGCGGTCCTCAACTACCTCCTGGTCTACCCGGCCGGCCTCGGCCTTCCCGGGTCCGCGCTCGGCACCGTGCTCACCCAGACCGCCATGGGAGCCGCCCTGGCCCTGCCCGTCGTGCGCGCGGCCCGCCGCCACGACGTGCCCCTGCGGCCGCACCCCGCCGGCCTGGGCCGCTCGGCGGCCGCCGGCGTGCCGCTGCTCGTCCGGACGCTGACCCTGCGGGCGGCCCTGCTGCTGGGGACGTACGTCGCCGCTCGCACCCCCCGCGGCGACGTCGCGCTCGCGGCGCACCAGGTGGCCGGCAGCGTGTGGAGCTTCCTGGCGTTCGCCCTCGACGCCCTGGCCATCGCGGCCCAGGCGCTCGTGGGGCACGCCCTGGGCTCCGGCGACCCCGCCCGCGCCCGCCGGGTGCTGCGCCGGACGCTCGAGTGGGGGCTCGTCTCCGGGGTCGTGCTGGGGGCCGCCGCGCTCGCGCTGCGCGGGGCGTACGTCCCGGTCTTCAGCTCCGACCCCGCGGTGCAGGACGCGCTGTCCTCGGCCCTGGTCGTCGTGGCCCTGCTCCAGCCCGTCGCCGCCCTCGTCTTCGTCCTCGACGGGGTGCTCATCGGCGCCGGGGACGGGCGCTACCTCGCGGTGGCCGGGGTCGTGACGCTCGTCGTGTACGCCCCGCTGGCGCTCGCGGTGCTCGCGGCCGACGGCGGGCTGGTGCCCCTGTGGTGGGCGTTCGGGGCGTTCATGGGCGCGCGGCTCGTCACGCTGGTCCTGCGGGCGCGCGGGGAGCGGTGGATGGTGCTCGGCGCAGGGCGGTGATCGTCCGGCCATGGAGGTCGTGGAGCAGCCACCGGGGCCGACCGACTCCTTCGCGGCGCCACCCCGGGCGAGGCCGCGGCGCCCACTGCCGCCGGCACGACAGCCAGCGCCGCATGCCGCGGACCGGCTGGACCGAGCGGGCCGCGACTGCCGCACCACCACACCGCAACGCCCCGGCACCCGGCGACGGCGACTCGGTTGTGCGAGGCGGTCGTCCGGGCAGCCAACCCAGCCAACTGACTCCTCAGAGGCAGCCACCACGAGGGGGAAGGCACGGCGCGGACGGTTGAAGCCTCCAGCTCGAGAGCCCGCGCGCACGACGACGAGGCCCCGCCCCCGCACGTGGCGGGGACGGGGCCTCGAACGGCGCTACGGGCGTCAGCCCGCGACGACCTCGACCGGGACGGTCGCCGACACCTCGGGGTGCAGGCGGACCGAGACCGAGTGCTTGCCGGCCGTCTTGATCGGCGTGCCGATCTCGACGCGGCGCTTGTCGAGGGCGGGGCCGCCGGCGGCGCGGACGGCGTCCACCACGTCGGCGACGGTGACCGAGCCGAAGAGACGGCCGCCGGCGCCCGCACGAGCGGAGAGCCGGACGCTGAGCGCCTCGAGCTGGGCCTTGATCTCCTGCGCGTGGCTGCGGTCGCGGATCTCGCGGGCAGCGCGCGAGCGCTGGATCGCCTCGATCTGCTTCTCCGCGCCGCGCGTCCAGCGCATCGCGAAGCCCTGGGGAACCAGGTAGTTGCGGCCGTAGCCGTCCTTGACCTCGACCACGTCGCCGGCGGCGCCGAGGTTCGAGACCTCCTGCGTGAGGATGAGCTTCATCTCGTCGTCTCCCCTCAGCGAGCGGTGCTGGTGTAGGGCAGGAGCGCCATCTCGCGGGCGTTCTTGATCGCGATCGCGATCTGGCGCTGCTGCTGCACGGAGACACCGGTCACTCGACGGGCGCGGATCTTGCCGCGGTCGGAGATGAACTTGCGCAGGAGCGCGGTGTCCTTGTAGTCGACGTACTCGATGCCGGCGACCTTGAGCGGGTTGCTCTTCTTCTTCGGCTTGCGAATCGGTGGCTTGGCCATCGTGGTGCTCCATCTCGTGCCCGCTGGTGCGGGCATCGTGGTAGCCCGGCGCTGTGCCGGGAGGGCCTGTCGAACGTCGGGCGCCGCCGGAGCGGTGCCCTGCCCCCGCCGCCAGGGCGGCAGGAGCGGGTGCTGCGAGCAGCGAGCGGGACTAGAAGGGAGGCTCGTCGTTGTAGGAGCCGCCCCCGCCGCCACCCCAGCCGCCGCCACCGCCGGCGTTGCCGCCGGAGGACTGCTGCGGGCTGGCCCACGGGTCGTCGGACGGGCCGGACTGCTGCCCGCCGCCGTAGCCGCCGCCACCTCCGCCGTAGCCGCCACCGCCGCCCTGACCGCCGCCGAAGCCGCCGCCGCCGCCCTCGCCGCCGCGGCTGGTCCGGTTGACCTTGGCCGTGGCCGAGCGAAGGGACGGGCCGACCTCGTCGACCTCGAGCTCGATGACGGTGCGCTTCTCGCCCTCCTTGGTGTCGTACGTCCGGCTCTTGAGCCGGCCCGTGACGATCACCCGCATGCCGCGCTGGAGGGACTCGGCGACGTTCTCCGCCGCCTGGCGCCAGACGGAGCACTGCATGAACAGCGTCTCCATGTCCTTCCACTCACCCGACTGCCGGTCGAACTGCCGCGGCGTCGAGGCGACGCGGAAGTTGGCCACGGCCGCCCCGGACGGGGTGAAGCGCAGCTCGGGGTCGCCGGTCAGGTTGCCGACGATCGTGACGACGGTGTCGCCTGCCATGGGCAGCGCTCCTTCGGGATCGGGAGTGGACGGGCCTGAGCGAGGCTCAGGCTCAGCGCGCGTCGGTCCGCAGGACCTTCGTGCGCAGGACGGACTCGTTGAGGTTGAGCTGGCGGTCGAGCTCCTTGACGACAGCCGGCTCGGCGTTCAGGTCGACGACCGCGTAGATGCCCTCGGGCTTCTTCTTGATCTCGTACGAGAGCCGGCGACGGCCCCAGATGTCGACCTTCTCCACGGTGCCGCCACCCTGACGGATGACGTTGAGGAACTGGTCGAGCGACGGGGCGATCGTGCGCTCTTCGAGGTCGGGGTCGAGGATGACCATGAGCTCGTAACGACGCATGCGGTACCCACCTCCTTTGGACTCGGGCGGCCACGGTCTCTCCGTGGCAGGAGGGCTACTGCGTCAGCAGTGCGTCCAGAGTACCGGCCCGGCCGCCCGGGCTCCCCGGTTCTGCACAGCGCGTGGACTCCCAGCGAGTGGCTGCCGGGCGCGCCCACAGCCCCGCGCGAGCGGTGGAGGCCGTCAGGGGCGAGCCGTACCGTGGGCGCATGAGCGAGCTGCGCATCGGCGCCCATGTCGACCAGGAGGACCCGGTCGCGGCGGCCCTGGACCGCAAGGCCGGGCTGGCGCAGTTCTTCCTCGGCGACCCGCAGGGGTGGAAGGGCCCGGAGGTCCGGTACGCCGGGGGCGCCGAGGCGCTCAAGGCCGCCGCCGCTGCGGCGCAGCTGGACCTCTACGTGCACTCGCCGTACGTCATCAACGTCGCGACGAGCAACAACCGGATCCGCATCCCGAGCCGCAAGCTGCTCACCCAGCACATGACGGCGGCCGCAGAGGTCGGGGCCAAGGCGCTCGTCGTGCACGGCGGCCACGTGCTCAAGGCCGACGACCCCGAGCTCGGGTTCGAGAACTGGGTGAAGACGTTCGAGCGCATGGAGCTGCAGATCCCGGTCCTCATCGAGAACACCGCCGGCGGGGACAACGCGATGGCGCGCACCTTCGACCGGCTGGGCCGGCTCTGGGAGCGGCTCGCGGACCGCTGCGACATGGACCGGGTCGGCTTCTGCCTCGACACCTGCCACGCGCACGCCGCCGGGGAGGAGCTGCTCGGCATCGTCGACCGGGTGAAGGCGATCACCGGCCGGATCGACCTCGTGCACGCCAACGACAGCCGTGACGACTTCGGCTCCGGCGCCGACCGCCACGCCAATCTCGGCGCGGGGCGGATCGACGCGGAGGCCATCGTCGCGGTGGTCGCGGCCGCCGGGGCGCCCGTCGTCGTGGAGACCCCGAACGGCGTGGAGGGCCAGGCGGCCGACATCGAGCTGCTGCGCGGAGGGCTCGCAGGCTGAACCGGCACAGCGGGCCCGACCGGCCGCAAGTGTCACCGGGCGAACAGTGCAAACCGGTGCATCGGGTCTAGCGTCCCCCTCGTCCTGACAATCCGGAGGATGCCGCCCACCGCCGCATCCCCGGCCGATTCCCGGGGGGGAACTCATGCACCGGACGCTCGTTCGCCTGCTTCTTCCACTGCTGGCGCTGGGAGGCGCGCTCCTCGTCGCGCCGACCGCCACGGCGGCGACACCCACGACCGTTGAGCTGGCGCCGGTCACGCCGAGCCCGGTCTACGCGACGTACCTCGGGACCGCCGTGGCGGTCACGGCGGCCGTCACACCGGGCGTGGCCGGCACGGTCTCGTTCTACCGGCAGTCTTCCGGATAGCGGTACCTCCTCGGCACCGCAGCCGTGGACGACGGCCGCGCGTCCCTGTCCGGGTCGTTCCCGCAGGGCTTCTGGGAGGTCGTCGCGGAGTTCGCGCCGAGCGACGCGGCCTACACGCCCTCGGCGTCCGCTCCGCGCCCGGTCACGGTGCTGCCCTATCCGCTGCGGCTCGACGTGACGCCAACGACCGCCCCGTTGGGCGGGCCGGTCACCCTCGAGGCCACCGGCGAGTGGCCGTTCGCCGCGGGGACACTGCGCTTCTACGCCGGAGACACCGAGGTCGCGAGCACGCAGGTCGCCCTTCCGCGCGGCACGGTGTCGCTCCCGGTCACCCTGGCCGCCGGCAACCACCGGCTCTGGGCGCGGTTCACGCCGGCCGGGCTCGCGCAGCCGCTGACCTCGAACAGCATCTACTACTCGGTGCCGGCAGCCGCCGGGCCCGCAGCGGTCGCGGTCACCCCGGTCACCGGCCTGCGCTTCCCGCAGGGCCGTCCGCTCTCGGCCGTGGTCGCGACCGTCGACGCGCCGGGCGTCCCGGTGAGCAGCCTGTCGGCGGTGATCGACTGGGGCGACGGCACGACGTCGCCGGGCGTCGTCGCGGGGCCTGCCGGCCGCCCGGCCGTGTTCGCCACGCACTCGTTCGCCGTCGCCCCGTCGTCCATGGTCAACGTCTCGGTCATCGGTCCCGACGGCCGCTACTACTACAACGGCCCGGTGTCCGTCGCCGTCGGCTGAGCTCGGGTGACGTGCACGGGTGGGTAGTGTCGCCACCCGTGCACGTACGCCCGATCGACGCGAAGCAGCACCTCGAGTTCATCGCCCGGCGCGGCAGCGCGAGCTTTCTCCAGACCCCGTCCTGGGCGCAGGTCAAGGCAGAGTGGCGCGGCCAGTCCCTCGGCTGGTTTCACGGGGAACATCTCGTCGGGGCCGGGCTCGTCCTCTACCGGCAGCTGCCCCGGGTGAAGCGGTCCCTCGCCTACCTGCCGGAAGGGCCCCTGCTGGACTGGGACGCCGTCGCCGACGCTCCCGGCGAGTGGCTCGACCCGCTGGTACGCGGGCTCCGGCGCGAGGGGGCCTTCGGCGTACGCATGGGGCCGCCGGTGGTCACCCGGCGCTGGGGGTCGGAGACGCTCAAGGCCGCGGTCGCGACGGGGCAGGCGACGAAGCTGGATGCCGTCCCCGCCGACGAGACGACCGCGACCGGCGCGAAGCTCGCCGCGGCGCTCCGCGGGCAGGGCTGGCGCCCGCCACGAGCGGA includes the following:
- a CDS encoding IS110 family RNA-guided transposase, with amino-acid sequence RFPMDRQGYRLLLGYVKQWPHRLWAVEGANGTGRPLAQRLLADGERVVDVPAKLSARVRVFDHGHGRKTDATDAHSIAVTALRVHTLREVGVREEIAVLRLLTDRRDELSRQRAQALNRLHRLLLELIPGGAPQHLSPLQAKTLLSTVRPRDPAGRTRRELAVELLGEVEGIDHKLTPLVRRPREAVRAEGSGLMGVFGIGPAGAARILADVGDVARFRTRNHFASWTGTAPIEASSGDTKRHRLSRAGNRRLNHVLYIAGICQIRHDTPGREYYRRKLAEGKTPLEAMRCLRRRISDAVYRQLVADAAARGLADEDGAGPGGHSGATTESSAADLSPDIDSSNQPQPEPAAQTLAPPRTTGKGGAVSAKAAPRRRARGVNVERPTGRTTLTPTSAGAPSPASTPRP
- the dnaB gene encoding replicative DNA helicase, producing the protein MSVAEIYPPDEERSGRPADRLPPQDVAAEQSVLGAMLLSKDAIADVVELLRGTDFYRPAHELIYDAVLDLYGKGEPADAVTVSAELTRRGEIAQVGGAAYLHTLISMVPTAANAGYYASIVRERAILRRLVEAGTKIVQMGYAGEGGTADEIVDAAQAEVYGVTDKRTSEDYVPLADIMEGALDEIEAIGSRGGAMVGVPTGFADLDELTNGLHGGQMIIIAARPAMGKSTLALDFARAASIKSGLTSAFFSLEMGRNEITMRLLSAEARVPLHHMRTGTMTDDDWNRLARRMGEVSEAPMFIDDSPNMTMMEIRAKCRRLKQRHDLKLVIVDYLQLMQSGKRVESRQQEVSEFSRSMKLLAKELDVPVIALSQLNRGPEQRTDKKPMMSDLRESGSLEQDADMVMLLHREDVYEKESPRAGEADIIVAKHRNGPTATITVAFQGHYSRFVDMAQA
- a CDS encoding MATE family efflux transporter, encoding MQYVPGPDRDAGEPSLERQLVRLAVPAFVALVAEPLFLLVDSAIVGRLGTVPLAALGIAGAALTVVVSLCVFLAYATTAAVARQAGAGDLRGAVAQGMDGLWLAGAIGAVCAVAGQAVAPWAVAALGASEAVAPGATTYLRIGLTGLPGMLLVLAATGVLRGVQDTRTPLLVASAGGVLNAVLNYLLVYPAGLGLPGSALGTVLTQTAMGAALALPVVRAARRHDVPLRPHPAGLGRSAAAGVPLLVRTLTLRAALLLGTYVAARTPRGDVALAAHQVAGSVWSFLAFALDALAIAAQALVGHALGSGDPARARRVLRRTLEWGLVSGVVLGAAALALRGAYVPVFSSDPAVQDALSSALVVVALLQPVAALVFVLDGVLIGAGDGRYLAVAGVVTLVVYAPLALAVLAADGGLVPLWWAFGAFMGARLVTLVLRARGERWMVLGAGR
- the rplI gene encoding 50S ribosomal protein L9, with the translated sequence MKLILTQEVSNLGAAGDVVEVKDGYGRNYLVPQGFAMRWTRGAEKQIEAIQRSRAAREIRDRSHAQEIKAQLEALSVRLSARAGAGGRLFGSVTVADVVDAVRAAGGPALDKRRVEIGTPIKTAGKHSVSVRLHPEVSATVPVEVVAG
- the rpsR gene encoding 30S ribosomal protein S18, whose amino-acid sequence is MAKPPIRKPKKKSNPLKVAGIEYVDYKDTALLRKFISDRGKIRARRVTGVSVQQQRQIAIAIKNAREMALLPYTSTAR
- a CDS encoding single-stranded DNA-binding protein, yielding MAGDTVVTIVGNLTGDPELRFTPSGAAVANFRVASTPRQFDRQSGEWKDMETLFMQCSVWRQAAENVAESLQRGMRVIVTGRLKSRTYDTKEGEKRTVIELEVDEVGPSLRSATAKVNRTSRGGEGGGGGFGGGQGGGGGYGGGGGGYGGGQQSGPSDDPWASPQQSSGGNAGGGGGWGGGGGGSYNDEPPF
- the rpsF gene encoding 30S ribosomal protein S6, which translates into the protein MRRYELMVILDPDLEERTIAPSLDQFLNVIRQGGGTVEKVDIWGRRRLSYEIKKKPEGIYAVVDLNAEPAVVKELDRQLNLNESVLRTKVLRTDAR
- a CDS encoding deoxyribonuclease IV, whose translation is MSELRIGAHVDQEDPVAAALDRKAGLAQFFLGDPQGWKGPEVRYAGGAEALKAAAAAAQLDLYVHSPYVINVATSNNRIRIPSRKLLTQHMTAAAEVGAKALVVHGGHVLKADDPELGFENWVKTFERMELQIPVLIENTAGGDNAMARTFDRLGRLWERLADRCDMDRVGFCLDTCHAHAAGEELLGIVDRVKAITGRIDLVHANDSRDDFGSGADRHANLGAGRIDAEAIVAVVAAAGAPVVVETPNGVEGQAADIELLRGGLAG
- a CDS encoding Ig-like domain-containing protein, giving the protein MDDGRASLSGSFPQGFWEVVAEFAPSDAAYTPSASAPRPVTVLPYPLRLDVTPTTAPLGGPVTLEATGEWPFAAGTLRFYAGDTEVASTQVALPRGTVSLPVTLAAGNHRLWARFTPAGLAQPLTSNSIYYSVPAAAGPAAVAVTPVTGLRFPQGRPLSAVVATVDAPGVPVSSLSAVIDWGDGTTSPGVVAGPAGRPAVFATHSFAVAPSSMVNVSVIGPDGRYYYNGPVSVAVG